ACAATTGGCGATGGCCAAGGTGTTGGCGCATTACTTCGTCGAGAAGGCCACGCCGGAGGATACGGACAAGTCTTTTGGCAAGACCCCACCAGTACTGGCCGCCATCGATACGCTCAACCGCGTCATGCAGATCGCCGAACGTTTCGTCTCGATTGAGGAGAAGCTCGGGCCGATCACGCACGCGGAGCTGAACCAATTTGCCCGGGCGGTTGCCCAAACCGTGTTTCGGTTTGTGGCCGACGAACGCCAAGCCGAGGCGTATGAATACCTCCGCCGCCAAACTCTCCGACAGGAGGTACAGTGTGGGGGAGAAACGGAGGCCGAATCGCACGACCGTCACGGGTTCCTTCGCGCTTAGAGGTTGAGGGCGATCGCCGCATGATGTCCCGTTAGGCACCGACCGGCGGTTGACGGTTTGTTTCTAGCGCGGAACCCTTGTGGCACACGTGATTTCGCGGAAATCCCATAGTGGTAGGGTTTTATGGGATTTCTTAGTGGGACCGCACGCTGTACTGCTCGTCCCCGCCTCGACGATTTGACTCGGTGCGATGTGGTCGGACGGACCATTTGAGCATCGTAGCTCAGCGTGCATCAGACCGCGTGCGCTGAACGCAGGACGAGTAGCGCGATCTCCGGTGGGATGCCGATCCGCATCGGGTAACCGTAGAATCCAACACAGCGGGTTACGTACAGGCGCATGTCGCCGCGCGGGAACAACCCCTGATCGGGAAGGCCCGCGAGTCCGATCACGGTGATGGCGTGCGAGGAATCAAACTGCCAGCCGACTTGCCCGCCGTGCGTGTGTCCGGAGAGGACGAGATCAGAACAGCCTGCGGGCAGCGTCTTGAACGTGCTGGGATCGTGGTTGAGCAGAATGCGCGGCACACGGCGACGCGGGCCCCATGCCGCCACGATCCGCTCGTACGCCAGCGCTCGTTGCCAGCGATCGAACTGAAAGTCGATTCCGGCAATCTCGATCGGCTCACCGTTCACGGAGACGGCGGCGATACGATCCCTCAGGACGATCACGCCGCAGTCGCGGAGGCGCCGCTCAAGCCGCTGCGGGTCGTCGAAGTCGTGATTGCCGAGGCAGGCCCATTGCCCGTGCGGCGCCCGGATGCGCGCGAGCGCCTCGTACAGCGGCGCGTCGAAGTTGCCGGCGCGGTGCGTGAGAAAGTCTCCGGTGTGGAGCACAAGATCCGGACGGCACTGGTTGGTGAGGCGCGCCACGCGCAACAAGCGGCGCCGGTCCATCGCACCGCCGACGTGGATGTCGGAGAGATGGACGACCCGCAGGCGATCGAGCGCCGCCGGCCAGAAGGGCAGCACAATCTCCCGCTCTTCAACACGGAAGTCGTAGGACAACGACACGCCGGAGAGCGAGACGCCGAACGGCAGGGCGGCGCCGAATAAGCCGGCCTTCTGCAGCAGCTCTCGCCGCCCGATACACCCATCGGCCGCGGGCGGCGCCGCAGAGGGGGTGAGCGACAGCACGCGCCGGATGCATCGGCTCGCCAGGCGGGTGAGCCCCCCGAACGCGTACCCGAGCAGCAGTAACGCATGGCCGCTGAACCAGACCGCGCCGATCCACGCGATGCCGGACGCAGACAAGATCGAAGGCGGCTCCATCTGCCGCGCGCTCA
This genomic window from Candidatus Binatia bacterium contains:
- a CDS encoding metallophosphoesterase; this encodes MRAFPHRFPRTEAGAARWVAAGQLALNVLLLLAGAWLAASGNRLAFLLLALVPLAFVPFSYARVRLHRLLEAHVARSVVWPAAATGLLFDAIMVAQVLSARQMEPPSILSASGIAWIGAVWFSGHALLLLGYAFGGLTRLASRCIRRVLSLTPSAAPPAADGCIGRRELLQKAGLFGAALPFGVSLSGVSLSYDFRVEEREIVLPFWPAALDRLRVVHLSDIHVGGAMDRRRLLRVARLTNQCRPDLVLHTGDFLTHRAGNFDAPLYEALARIRAPHGQWACLGNHDFDDPQRLERRLRDCGVIVLRDRIAAVSVNGEPIEIAGIDFQFDRWQRALAYERIVAAWGPRRRVPRILLNHDPSTFKTLPAGCSDLVLSGHTHGGQVGWQFDSSHAITVIGLAGLPDQGLFPRGDMRLYVTRCVGFYGYPMRIGIPPEIALLVLRSAHAV